The genomic window GAGCCATCCCGATAAGTGATATCGAGAATATGGCCGCAGATAATAAGATTGACATGGAAGATTTTCGGATCGTGGCCAAGGGAGAGTCTATTCCCTATTGCAACTTCGCCGTTACCCAGAAGGTTGATCCTGCTTTTGCTGAAAAATTCAAACAAACTCTCCTGGCAATTACGCCAGAGACCACAGTGGAGTACAACGGAGAAAGGATCAAGGTGTTGAAACACGCCTTGGCGGATGGGTACGAAGACACAAAGGACGCTGACTTTAATATAGTTCGAGAAATGGCCAAGCGAACCAATATGCCGCCATACCAAAAATTTTAAACCCTGACTACAATACTCTATCCACCATGATTCCTGTCTTCTGCATCAGCCGGGCAAGCAGTATTGGCAGGTCGTTGATGTCAATACTGATATCATGAATACACCGACAGACATTAGCGTCCGAGCAGTCGTAAAGATCAATGGCGACACCTTCTTCGTTCGCCACCATAGCCAAATGGATCATTGTGCCCTGAGCCGCTAACTGGGTATTAATCTCATCCAACAAACGATGCACCTCTCGCATCGCAGCGCCGTCCAATGCTATCATTCGACGGCGCCTCCCCTCCCGTTCCTGCTCAGCTTGCTCCCGCCGACCACCCGTGAGTCTTCCTATCGCTCGAGAATGTTGCACAGCAATCGTTGGCTCAATATCGGAACGGAGAGGCTTGGGCTGAGCATTCGTCACGACAGCAGCCGGATCTTTTATCTCGTATACAACCATACGCTATGCTCCTTACCTTGATATTCTTCGTATCGGCAGCATTGGCTTAGTACACAAAAAATAAACCCCGCGAACAACGGTGCTCTAGAGAATGATTTCGCCCCCCTCCCTGGCAAAAAATATCTCAGGGCCATCCCCATCACCTGTTTGAGCATAGATCGCAGCCAGCTCATCAAATTCCCCATCAGTCCTTACAGGCTCGTGATGA from Desulfobulbaceae bacterium includes these protein-coding regions:
- a CDS encoding phosphate/phosphite/phosphonate ABC transporter substrate-binding protein, with the translated sequence IKTVEDLKGKTMLFGPTLAPTGFMSQVDVLQQHGLDPEKDLAFYTVPKGSFKHEQVIYGVLFEKFDAGAIPISDIENMAADNKIDMEDFRIVAKGESIPYCNFAVTQKVDPAFAEKFKQTLLAITPETTVEYNGERIKVLKHALADGYEDTKDADFNIVREMAKRTNMPPYQKF